In Aliiglaciecola sp. LCG003, a genomic segment contains:
- a CDS encoding sigma-54 dependent transcriptional regulator, whose product MHTLFTWLGNRDIENMEQEQNAAIVSLATKSEIPFDKIVILSNKDEDKWDSFERFLKKRMAMISRPSEDIKIHLAQIQSPIDYQSISIETEKWITKLSEESDILSINLTSGTPAMTTLSVLHGKGKFNTRFVQSSPKNVIEEVEIPLDFGKEYVKSASKNIAHIATSLPKVQKAFSELTAKSKIMTGVVEKAKRIAASEVPALILGETGTGKELMAHAIHKGSLRGNKPIRVVNCGALAENLVDSTLFGHKKGAFTGADKDFAGLFEQANGGTLFLDEVGELKPDIQVKLLRALQQGEITRLGDTKTINVDVRVIAATHQDLTSLIEQGDFREDLFYRLAVGIINMPPLRDRLEDIPVIVEQLTEQINASGAKHPDYISKKVSENGIKFILSQSWLGNIRELWSTLNRAFLWTDAKLVGEKELSDAIINRRFGEQSNDVRLSFNDKVDIVQLTENYQKKYVEAALKASGNVKKHATQMLGLKDHQTLTNWMKRLGIHNEKEQ is encoded by the coding sequence GTGCATACACTTTTTACGTGGCTAGGTAATCGCGATATTGAAAACATGGAACAGGAGCAGAACGCTGCTATTGTTTCACTTGCGACAAAATCTGAAATTCCATTCGACAAGATAGTTATTCTTTCCAACAAAGATGAAGATAAGTGGGATTCGTTTGAGCGCTTTCTGAAAAAGCGGATGGCGATGATAAGCCGACCATCTGAAGATATTAAAATCCACTTAGCGCAAATCCAAAGTCCAATTGACTACCAATCTATTTCAATCGAAACAGAAAAGTGGATCACAAAGTTATCTGAAGAGTCTGACATTCTCTCAATTAACCTAACTTCTGGTACGCCCGCAATGACAACGCTTTCTGTGCTTCATGGAAAGGGAAAGTTCAATACACGTTTTGTGCAATCGTCCCCAAAAAACGTTATTGAAGAAGTCGAAATACCACTGGATTTCGGTAAAGAATACGTAAAGTCTGCCTCAAAGAACATTGCTCATATAGCGACCTCATTACCTAAGGTACAAAAGGCGTTTTCAGAGTTAACTGCCAAGTCAAAAATAATGACTGGTGTGGTTGAAAAAGCCAAAAGAATAGCTGCGTCTGAAGTTCCAGCACTTATCTTAGGTGAAACAGGTACTGGTAAAGAGCTAATGGCACATGCTATCCACAAAGGTAGCCTGAGAGGCAATAAGCCTATAAGAGTCGTAAACTGTGGTGCGCTTGCTGAAAATCTAGTTGATTCAACACTGTTTGGTCATAAAAAAGGGGCGTTTACTGGCGCAGATAAAGATTTTGCAGGTCTATTTGAGCAAGCTAACGGTGGAACCTTATTTTTAGATGAAGTTGGTGAATTAAAGCCTGATATACAAGTTAAGCTTCTAAGGGCATTACAGCAAGGTGAAATTACCAGACTTGGTGATACGAAAACCATTAATGTCGATGTGCGCGTTATTGCTGCTACTCACCAAGATTTGACCTCCTTGATTGAACAAGGGGATTTTCGTGAAGATCTTTTTTATCGATTAGCAGTGGGCATTATCAATATGCCACCACTTAGAGATCGACTTGAAGATATTCCAGTCATAGTTGAACAACTAACAGAACAAATTAATGCGTCGGGGGCCAAACACCCAGACTATATAAGTAAAAAAGTTTCCGAAAATGGAATTAAATTTATTTTATCGCAGTCATGGCTAGGCAATATTCGTGAATTATGGAGCACATTGAACAGGGCTTTTCTCTGGACAGATGCAAAATTGGTAGGTGAAAAGGAACTGTCTGACGCGATCATAAATAGAAGATTTGGTGAGCAAAGTAATGATGTAAGGCTGTCTTTTAACGACAAAGTAGATATAGTTCAACTGACTGAAAATTATCAAAAAAAGTATGTTGAAGCAGCATTAAAAGCAAGCGGTAATGTTAAGAAACACGCTACCCAAATGTTGGGCTTAAAAGACCATCAAACGCTAACAAATTGGATGAAGCGATTGGGGATTCACAATGAAAAAGAACAATAA